From a single Terriglobales bacterium genomic region:
- a CDS encoding cytochrome c, with protein sequence MARNLYQRGAAMQLLGLPLAFTLLMSAAGCKAAPLGSLETSLMTQLKRRVTVGGKSDHNPLPASAETIETGRKNFSHYCLACHGLDGQNTGVPFAENMSPPVPPLNSPSVQKYTDGQLHWIIKNGISPSGMPASNGILNDDEIWSLVAYIRHLPPKGSLGEPRVYTEDVEAPGRETGQR encoded by the coding sequence GTGGCTCGCAATCTTTACCAACGCGGGGCGGCCATGCAACTGCTGGGTCTGCCGCTGGCATTCACTCTCCTGATGTCAGCGGCCGGTTGCAAGGCCGCCCCACTGGGCTCGCTGGAGACCTCGCTCATGACCCAGCTCAAGCGGCGCGTAACTGTCGGCGGGAAATCGGATCACAATCCGCTGCCGGCATCGGCGGAGACGATCGAGACGGGACGCAAGAACTTCTCCCACTATTGCCTGGCATGCCATGGGCTCGATGGACAGAACACGGGTGTTCCGTTTGCTGAGAATATGTCGCCTCCGGTGCCGCCGCTGAACTCGCCCAGCGTGCAGAAGTACACTGACGGCCAGCTGCATTGGATCATCAAGAATGGGATTTCGCCCTCGGGGATGCCGGCCTCAAATGGCATTCTGAACGACGACGAGATCTGGTCGCTGGTGGCGTACATCCGCCATCTGCCGCCCAAGGGCAGCCTGGGAGAGCCGCGAGTGTACACGGAAGATGTGGAGGCGCCAGGGAGAGAGACGGGTCAGCGGTGA
- a CDS encoding cupredoxin domain-containing protein translates to MYTIKVRNQKRTMLVIVAVHLLLAGAVLMLTVVPAVRAEDSPRVIDITAKRFSFTPNQITLKKGETVKLRLRSEDVTHGFFSKPLKIDELIPAGQTTEITLTPQVAGSFTTICDHFCGSGHGNMNMTIVVE, encoded by the coding sequence ATGTACACGATTAAAGTTCGAAACCAAAAAAGAACGATGCTGGTGATTGTTGCAGTTCATCTGCTTCTCGCCGGCGCGGTATTGATGCTGACCGTGGTGCCGGCAGTGCGGGCGGAGGATTCGCCGCGCGTAATCGACATCACTGCCAAGCGCTTTTCTTTCACTCCTAACCAGATCACCTTGAAGAAGGGCGAAACGGTCAAGTTGCGGCTCAGGAGTGAAGACGTGACCCACGGCTTCTTTTCCAAGCCGCTGAAGATTGACGAGCTCATCCCGGCGGGACAGACGACGGAGATCACATTGACGCCGCAGGTCGCGGGCTCATTCACCACCATTTGCGACCACTTCTGCGGGTCGGGTCACGGCAACATGAACATGACGATCGTGGTGGAGTAG
- a CDS encoding metallophosphoesterase translates to MSMKEVDRRSFLKLTGMSIGIGTLYRCLPLFGTNSEAAEVFDELGRKNGERVTPFSFVQLSDAHVGFSGPPDPLGTKAFEEAVALVNSLPTPPDLVLFTGDLTHDSEDPGEHAKRMQKFQQIASTVKTGKLKCVPGEHDAGLDGAQLFRSVFGETHYSFDHRGMHFIALDNVSRAKPEVGPEQLAWLKQDLARFPKTAPIVVFTHRPLFDLKPEWEWFTSDGDDVMNVLAPYENVTVLYGHIHRDHEHHEAHATHYAARSLIFAFPDPEKVAQKKPIPFDKDHPFKNLGIRQVEARPPSAELVVKDVELTIREYSGLNGVSQILKNPSL, encoded by the coding sequence ATGAGTATGAAAGAAGTAGATCGCAGGTCGTTTCTGAAGCTCACGGGGATGTCGATTGGCATCGGCACGCTCTATAGATGTCTGCCCCTGTTCGGGACCAACAGTGAAGCAGCCGAAGTCTTTGACGAGCTGGGGCGAAAGAATGGCGAGCGGGTGACGCCATTCTCCTTCGTTCAGCTCAGCGATGCTCACGTAGGCTTCAGCGGGCCACCTGACCCGCTGGGCACCAAAGCCTTTGAGGAAGCCGTAGCCCTGGTAAACAGCCTGCCCACACCTCCAGACCTGGTGTTGTTTACGGGCGATCTTACCCATGACTCAGAAGATCCCGGCGAGCACGCCAAACGCATGCAAAAATTCCAGCAGATTGCCTCCACAGTCAAGACCGGAAAACTCAAATGCGTTCCGGGGGAGCACGATGCCGGCTTAGATGGCGCCCAATTGTTTCGCAGCGTCTTTGGCGAAACCCACTACTCGTTTGATCACCGCGGCATGCACTTCATCGCTCTGGACAACGTTTCGCGCGCCAAGCCTGAGGTCGGGCCCGAGCAACTGGCGTGGTTGAAGCAGGACCTGGCTCGCTTCCCGAAGACCGCCCCAATCGTGGTTTTTACCCATCGTCCTCTATTCGATCTGAAACCCGAGTGGGAGTGGTTCACCAGCGATGGCGATGACGTCATGAACGTGCTCGCGCCTTATGAAAACGTTACCGTGCTCTATGGTCACATCCATCGCGATCACGAGCATCACGAAGCCCACGCCACGCACTACGCAGCCCGATCTCTGATCTTTGCGTTTCCCGATCCGGAGAAAGTGGCGCAGAAGAAACCCATCCCGTTCGACAAGGACCATCCCTTCAAGAATCTGGGCATTCGCCAGGTGGAGGCTCGTCCCCCAAGCGCGGAGCTGGTGGTGAAAGACGTGGAGCTCACTATCCGCGAATACTCCGGGCTTAATGGGGTCTCACAAATTCTGAAAAATCCCTCTCTGTAG
- a CDS encoding sigma-70 family RNA polymerase sigma factor, with product MPLFDSLYNFAQWLTQDRAEAEELVQETFAKALKGFSSFQMGTNFRAWIFRILRNTFLTSRTGLKAKMTVPLEDEEGGPELAISRETPESLLLGAIDHERLQEAIALLPVAFREVLLLSDVEEMSYREIADTLAIPIGTVMSRLSRARTAVRNALSGSGPKAVPETKPRTGTG from the coding sequence ATGCCACTCTTCGACTCGCTCTACAATTTTGCGCAGTGGCTGACACAGGACCGCGCCGAAGCGGAAGAGTTGGTCCAGGAGACGTTTGCCAAGGCGCTTAAGGGCTTCTCTTCTTTCCAGATGGGAACCAACTTTCGCGCTTGGATATTCCGCATCCTGCGCAACACGTTTCTAACTTCCCGCACCGGATTGAAAGCGAAGATGACGGTGCCGCTGGAGGATGAAGAGGGAGGGCCGGAGCTGGCCATCAGCCGCGAAACCCCGGAGTCGCTGCTGCTGGGCGCAATCGACCATGAGCGTTTGCAGGAGGCGATCGCGCTGCTGCCCGTGGCCTTCCGCGAGGTGCTGCTGCTGAGCGATGTGGAGGAGATGTCGTATCGTGAGATTGCCGACACACTTGCTATCCCCATTGGCACCGTAATGTCGCGGCTTTCGCGGGCACGAACCGCGGTCAGAAATGCACTAAGTGGCAGCGGTCCAAAAGCTGTTCCCGAGACCAAGCCGCGGACAGGAACGGGGTAG